The Arcobacter roscoffensis genome segment AAGTTCGATACTACTTGAAGCAATAAGAGGCAAGATAAATAAAAGAGCAAAAAATATAAAAAGTGGAAATTTTTTACTTTTTATGTTTGTACTGTTTTCCTCTTTTTTGTTTTCTTTTTTTACAAAAAAATAGCTAACAACTCCTGCAAAAACTAAAACTAAGATTTGCATATATACAAATGAAAAGCTAATAAGTAAAATAGTACTTATTGCAAATATTGATATTGTAAGCTTGTCTTTACAAAAGCTTTTAAACATAGAGATAATAGCATCACTTACAATCACAACTGCAAATAGTTTTAAACCTATAATCAAAGCTTCAATACTGCTATTTTGGCTTGAAGATAAATCAAAAGTGGCTATAAAATATAAAAGTATAAAAGAAGGAAAAGTAAAAGCTACAAAAGCTGTAATAGCTCCTATTAAACCACCTTTTTTAAGTCCTATTGCAAAGCCAACTTGTGAAGAGCTAGGTCCTGGAAGAAATTGGCTTAAAGCTAAAATCCTTGAGTAAGAACTATCATCAAGCCAGTTTAGTTTTTCAACAAATGTTTTTCTAAAATAGCCTATATGAGCCATAGGACCACCAAAACTAAAAAGTCCTAAAGTAAAAAATTTTATAAAAATATCAATGTAGTTTTTCATTACAACCTCTTAAAAAAGAGATGATTATATCTACTTTTTTAAGAAAGGCTTGTAATCAATTTGTAATAATTAATTTACTTCGTCTGTGTATACACAAACGTTGAAGTCTGCAACTAAACCATCAGGGTTTACGCAATGAGTTTCAAAAAACTCTG includes the following:
- the chrA gene encoding chromate efflux transporter; the encoded protein is MKNYIDIFIKFFTLGLFSFGGPMAHIGYFRKTFVEKLNWLDDSSYSRILALSQFLPGPSSSQVGFAIGLKKGGLIGAITAFVAFTFPSFILLYFIATFDLSSSQNSSIEALIIGLKLFAVVIVSDAIISMFKSFCKDKLTISIFAISTILLISFSFVYMQILVLVFAGVVSYFFVKKENKKEENSTNIKSKKFPLFIFFALLFILPLIASSSIELKIFSSFYETGSLVFGGGHVVLPLLQDTLGSLVSKDDFILSYSLAQAVPGPMFTIASYLGATITEEQAFMGALIATLAIFLPGFLLILAFYDSFESLSKKQSIKKALIGINAGVVALLFAVLINTVFPNAVYSIFDFLVVLIGLFILRVYKTNIFFLILGFILFGFVKTFFNF